The following proteins are encoded in a genomic region of Pyramidobacter porci:
- a CDS encoding MerR family transcriptional regulator, translating into MEYSIKEAAQMLNIPVSTIRYYDKEGLLPSLERKSSGYRAFSEGDIETLKIVLWLKKAHMPLKEIARFIQLLKEGDASLRQRLELFERRRQAMERQLSEDQAVLDFINYKCNYYRTAVDAGTEKIHRGGEKLKMPPCACDPSGKLL; encoded by the coding sequence ATGGAGTATTCGATCAAAGAGGCGGCGCAGATGTTGAACATTCCCGTCAGCACAATTCGGTACTACGACAAGGAGGGGCTGCTGCCCTCCCTCGAGCGCAAAAGTTCGGGCTACCGCGCGTTTTCGGAAGGCGACATCGAGACGTTGAAAATCGTGCTGTGGCTGAAAAAGGCCCATATGCCGCTGAAGGAGATCGCCCGCTTCATCCAGCTGCTGAAGGAGGGCGACGCCTCGCTGCGGCAGCGCCTCGAACTGTTCGAACGCCGCCGTCAGGCCATGGAACGGCAGCTCAGCGAGGATCAGGCCGTCCTTGATTTCATCAATTACAAATGCAATTATTACCGTACCGCCGTCGACGCCGGTACGGAAAAAATCCACCGCGGCGGCGAAAAACTGAAAATGCCGCCTTGCGCCTGCGATCCGTCCGGGAAACTTCTATGA
- a CDS encoding sensor histidine kinase, with protein sequence MIAVPVLLAAAFAAAALSTYGHSYVAPVLEMYEAENGVYSAQNVIYACKDVLSSPEEWEKYDWYEDHGMVMSEQASPKMRMLEETLRDMGYHFEIAISRKVVYSNFLSEDRAYIDRNFGSSLDSVESLTMTDAGGSIVKNGFGPERERGSITAVFLTKRRGGVRGDSYVQKYVVAFLAAFLIFILLTVALTNYLLSGAISRTILKPLRILKLGAREIAGGNLDFRPDYAKDDEFGDVCREFDRMRDRLKESVAEKLRYENYRRELLSGISHDLRTPLTAIRGYAEGLTDGVADTPEKQRKYCQAICSGTMEVEALADSLLLFSRLENKRYRYRRERVRLDGWLDELIRHCRAASGGRLRLNYENRAPSLEVELDAQEMRRVFANLFDNSVKHAGKDGVSVSVRVEAEAGWAKISVADDGPGVAADDLPHIFESFYCGDKSRAHPESGSGLGLAIARQVVEGHGGTITARNDGGLTVEIRIPEAAPAKGAG encoded by the coding sequence ATGATCGCGGTGCCCGTGCTTCTCGCGGCGGCGTTCGCGGCCGCCGCCCTGAGCACGTACGGTCACAGCTACGTAGCCCCCGTGCTGGAAATGTACGAGGCCGAAAACGGCGTTTACTCCGCGCAGAATGTCATTTACGCCTGCAAGGATGTGCTCTCGTCTCCGGAGGAATGGGAGAAGTACGACTGGTACGAGGATCACGGCATGGTCATGAGCGAGCAAGCGTCGCCGAAGATGAGAATGCTCGAGGAAACGCTGCGAGACATGGGCTACCACTTCGAGATTGCGATCAGCCGGAAAGTCGTTTACAGCAATTTTCTGAGCGAAGACCGGGCGTATATCGACAGGAATTTCGGCTCGTCGTTGGACAGCGTCGAAAGTCTGACCATGACCGACGCCGGCGGTTCCATCGTCAAAAACGGCTTCGGACCGGAGCGCGAACGCGGCAGCATCACTGCCGTGTTTCTGACGAAGCGGCGCGGCGGCGTTCGCGGCGATTCCTATGTGCAGAAATACGTGGTTGCTTTTCTGGCTGCCTTTTTGATTTTCATTCTACTGACGGTGGCGCTCACCAATTATCTTCTCAGCGGAGCCATCAGCCGCACGATCCTCAAGCCGCTGCGCATCCTCAAACTCGGCGCGCGCGAAATCGCCGGCGGAAACCTTGACTTCAGGCCGGATTATGCGAAAGACGACGAGTTCGGCGACGTCTGCCGCGAATTCGACCGGATGCGCGACCGCCTCAAAGAGTCCGTGGCGGAAAAACTGCGGTACGAGAACTACCGCCGCGAACTGCTTTCGGGCATTTCCCACGACCTGCGCACGCCGCTGACGGCGATTCGCGGTTACGCCGAGGGACTGACGGACGGCGTCGCCGACACGCCCGAAAAACAAAGAAAATACTGCCAGGCCATCTGCAGCGGCACCATGGAAGTGGAGGCGCTGGCGGATTCGCTCCTGCTCTTTTCGCGGCTGGAAAACAAACGCTACCGCTACCGCCGCGAGCGCGTCCGCCTCGACGGCTGGCTCGACGAACTGATCCGTCACTGCCGCGCCGCGTCCGGCGGCCGGCTGCGGCTGAACTACGAGAACCGCGCTCCGTCCCTTGAGGTGGAACTCGACGCTCAGGAGATGCGCCGCGTGTTCGCCAACCTGTTCGACAACAGCGTCAAGCACGCCGGAAAAGACGGCGTTTCGGTCTCGGTGCGCGTCGAAGCGGAAGCCGGCTGGGCGAAGATTTCCGTGGCCGACGACGGTCCCGGCGTCGCCGCGGACGATCTGCCGCACATTTTCGAGAGTTTTTACTGCGGCGACAAGTCGCGCGCCCATCCCGAAAGCGGCAGCGGCTTGGGGTTGGCGATTGCCCGGCAAGTCGTGGAAGGGCACGGGGGAACGATCACGGCGCGCAACGACGGCGGACTGACCGTCGAGATCAGAATTCCCGAAGCCGCGCCGGCGAAAGGAGCGGGATAG
- the rsxC gene encoding electron transport complex subunit RsxC, whose product MGFPTFWGGVHPPQNKDLTRDKQIEPYLPAGDLAFPMSQHIGAPNAPVVAKGDKVKVGTPLGSADAFVSAPVLSSVSGTVKEVGPRQTVPGSFDTCVVVENDGLYEKEERWVPLPDYENCDPKEYLQRIREAGIVGFGGATFPAAVKFAPPPQDKIKWFIVNGAECEPYLNCDFRLMMESTDEIVKGTALLLRLFPEAEGVIAVENNKPEAIAALSESVARLGVKNVRVQPLTVKYPQGSEKMLIEALTGQEYVVTALPADVGCIIANVRTVQQCWRAIALGEPSTERVVTVTGDAIAEPKNVRIPLGTSIRELVDFCGGFKETPVKVLAGGPMMGMSMRSLDVPAVKGTSGVLALTARSTLLKRASACLHCGRCVDACPMGLVPSALDSLVLNKEYERFEAEGGMNCIECGSCTYVCPACRPLTQSCRDGKSFVMAQRKKRKAAGK is encoded by the coding sequence ATGGGATTTCCTACTTTTTGGGGCGGCGTGCATCCGCCTCAGAACAAGGATCTGACGCGGGACAAGCAGATCGAGCCGTATCTGCCCGCAGGCGATCTGGCGTTTCCGATGTCGCAGCACATCGGCGCGCCGAACGCGCCCGTCGTCGCCAAGGGGGACAAAGTCAAAGTCGGCACGCCGCTGGGCAGCGCCGATGCGTTCGTTTCCGCGCCGGTGCTCTCGAGCGTCTCGGGAACGGTGAAGGAAGTGGGGCCGCGCCAAACGGTGCCCGGCTCGTTCGACACCTGCGTGGTCGTGGAAAACGACGGACTTTACGAGAAAGAAGAACGCTGGGTTCCGCTGCCCGATTACGAGAACTGCGATCCCAAAGAATATCTCCAGCGCATCCGCGAGGCGGGCATCGTCGGCTTCGGCGGCGCCACGTTCCCGGCGGCCGTCAAGTTCGCGCCGCCGCCTCAGGACAAGATTAAATGGTTCATCGTCAACGGCGCCGAGTGCGAGCCGTACCTCAACTGCGACTTCCGCCTGATGATGGAATCGACCGACGAGATCGTCAAAGGCACGGCGCTGCTGCTGCGCCTCTTCCCCGAGGCCGAGGGCGTGATCGCCGTGGAGAACAACAAACCCGAGGCCATCGCGGCGCTGTCCGAGTCGGTCGCGCGCCTGGGCGTGAAGAACGTGCGCGTGCAGCCGCTGACGGTCAAGTATCCGCAAGGCTCCGAAAAAATGCTGATCGAGGCGCTGACGGGGCAGGAGTACGTGGTCACGGCGCTGCCGGCCGACGTGGGCTGTATTATCGCCAACGTGCGCACCGTGCAGCAGTGCTGGCGCGCCATCGCCCTCGGCGAACCGTCGACGGAGCGTGTCGTCACCGTCACCGGCGACGCAATCGCCGAACCCAAGAACGTGCGGATCCCGCTGGGCACGTCCATTCGGGAGCTGGTCGATTTCTGCGGCGGCTTCAAAGAAACGCCCGTCAAAGTTTTGGCCGGCGGCCCGATGATGGGCATGTCGATGCGCTCGCTTGACGTTCCCGCCGTCAAGGGCACGTCCGGCGTTCTGGCGCTGACGGCGCGATCGACACTGCTTAAACGCGCTTCGGCCTGTCTTCACTGCGGGCGCTGCGTCGACGCCTGCCCGATGGGGCTGGTGCCCAGCGCGCTGGATTCTCTGGTGCTGAACAAGGAATACGAGCGCTTCGAAGCGGAAGGCGGCATGAACTGCATCGAGTGCGGCAGCTGCACGTACGTGTGCCCGGCCTGCCGGCCGCTGACGCAGAGCTGCCGCGACGGCAAGAGCTTCGTCATGGCGCAGCGCAAAAAGAGAAAGGCGGCGGGGAAATAA
- a CDS encoding RnfABCDGE type electron transport complex subunit G, whose product MPKIAKLGSILFAITAVTGLVLGAVQNVTSGSIAAQRVRQKNEALAATLPGAKNFTPVALKADAGIISEIFAGSDGGTTLGYNFTLTPKGFGGLMTLICGIDAAGRVMDIAILESSETPGLGARASEPAFAGQFHGRLADGDLHVTKTPPENGSQIQAISGATITSRAVTDAVNAARAYWKAHLEKEEAK is encoded by the coding sequence ATGCCAAAAATCGCTAAGCTCGGTTCGATCCTGTTCGCGATCACGGCCGTCACGGGGCTGGTCCTCGGCGCCGTGCAGAACGTCACCAGCGGCTCCATCGCCGCCCAGCGCGTCCGCCAGAAGAACGAGGCGCTGGCGGCCACGCTGCCAGGCGCCAAAAACTTCACGCCCGTGGCGCTCAAAGCCGACGCCGGCATCATCAGTGAGATTTTTGCCGGCTCCGACGGCGGCACAACGCTCGGCTATAACTTCACGCTTACGCCCAAAGGCTTCGGCGGCTTGATGACGTTGATCTGCGGCATCGACGCCGCCGGGCGCGTCATGGACATCGCGATCCTCGAGTCCAGCGAGACGCCCGGCCTTGGGGCGCGCGCTTCCGAACCCGCGTTCGCCGGCCAGTTCCACGGGCGGCTGGCCGACGGCGATCTGCACGTCACCAAGACGCCGCCCGAGAACGGCAGCCAGATCCAGGCCATCTCCGGCGCCACGATCACGTCACGCGCCGTAACCGACGCCGTCAATGCCGCACGCGCTTACTGGAAAGCCCATTTGGAAAAAGAGGAGGCAAAGTAA
- a CDS encoding dihydrolipoyl dehydrogenase family protein, with protein MYDLIVLGGGPGGTRAAELAAHHGMQVALVEKAHLGGTCLNRGCIPTKALYSHVIGGKGAREGLWTRLEGVIDTLRKGNAQLMKMAGVKVLRGTGVVTQWEGTKKMTVAHDDGTTEQIEGKRLLIAVGARSVRPEFVGNDLPQVLTGDWAITDPQLWDPERNAAVQTVAVLGAGVIALEMGMILQGLGKKVILLKHSDQILRRLDGDIKKKVALAVKRRKTVVKDYVRLTEAVADGDGLILRGTSKDEPFEERCDRLIVGSSMTPILEGYGLENSGVKIEKGCLAVDAQMRASVDGVWAIGDCTGGAMLAHLAEYQALAAVSSMTGGEYAVNLDALPACVFIEPEVGTVGLTEEEAKSRGIDYATSRAYFAANGMALAMGEGDGFVKVVARKADGVLLGVHIMGPEAASLLGEAALAVSKGLTARDVAYSIHAHPTLCECFRDACLRIVEG; from the coding sequence ATGTATGATCTGATCGTTCTCGGCGGCGGCCCCGGCGGCACGCGCGCCGCGGAGCTGGCGGCGCATCACGGCATGCAGGTCGCGCTCGTGGAAAAAGCCCACCTCGGCGGCACCTGCCTGAACCGCGGCTGCATCCCCACCAAAGCCCTCTATTCCCACGTGATCGGCGGCAAGGGCGCGCGCGAAGGGCTGTGGACGCGCCTCGAAGGCGTGATCGACACGCTGCGCAAGGGCAACGCCCAGCTCATGAAGATGGCCGGCGTCAAAGTGCTGCGCGGGACCGGCGTCGTCACCCAATGGGAAGGGACCAAAAAAATGACCGTCGCCCACGACGACGGCACGACGGAACAGATCGAAGGCAAACGCCTGCTGATCGCCGTCGGCGCGCGTTCCGTGCGCCCCGAGTTCGTCGGCAACGACCTGCCCCAGGTGCTGACCGGCGACTGGGCCATCACCGATCCGCAGCTCTGGGATCCCGAGCGCAACGCCGCCGTGCAGACCGTGGCCGTGCTCGGCGCCGGCGTCATCGCGCTGGAAATGGGCATGATCCTGCAGGGGCTGGGGAAAAAGGTGATCCTGCTCAAGCATTCCGATCAGATCCTGCGCCGCCTCGACGGCGACATCAAGAAAAAGGTCGCCCTGGCCGTCAAGCGCCGCAAGACCGTCGTCAAAGACTACGTGCGCTTGACGGAAGCCGTGGCCGACGGCGACGGCCTGATCCTGCGCGGCACGTCGAAAGACGAGCCGTTCGAGGAGCGTTGCGACCGCCTCATCGTCGGCTCCAGCATGACGCCGATCCTCGAGGGCTACGGCCTGGAAAACAGCGGCGTGAAGATCGAAAAAGGCTGCCTCGCCGTAGACGCGCAGATGCGCGCCTCCGTCGACGGCGTCTGGGCCATCGGCGACTGTACCGGCGGCGCCATGCTGGCGCACCTGGCCGAGTATCAGGCGCTGGCGGCCGTCAGCAGCATGACCGGCGGCGAGTACGCCGTCAACCTCGACGCCCTGCCCGCCTGCGTGTTCATCGAGCCGGAAGTCGGGACCGTCGGCCTTACCGAAGAGGAAGCAAAATCCCGCGGCATCGACTACGCGACCTCGCGCGCCTACTTCGCCGCCAACGGCATGGCGCTGGCCATGGGCGAGGGCGACGGCTTCGTCAAGGTCGTCGCGCGCAAGGCCGACGGCGTGCTGCTGGGCGTGCACATCATGGGGCCGGAAGCGGCGTCTCTGCTGGGCGAAGCGGCGCTGGCCGTGTCCAAGGGGCTGACCGCGCGCGACGTGGCCTATTCCATCCACGCGCATCCCACGCTGTGCGAGTGCTTCCGCGACGCCTGCCTGAGGATTGTCGAGGGCTAA
- a CDS encoding alpha/beta fold hydrolase: protein MAPSVSLLLLPGLAGGADCWGQPFLADLRRAGANPLLYAPPRDYSFDRAVAAAAAQIERRGAPCAVLGWSMGAEVALRLALERPELVGALVLCAACADQPAQARRGAALRQLLEAPWPRWHELLMQAIMPQSLRARPAAARNFMRLTAARRTPDDALLWNAQREALKAAPPLGPALPRIKQPALVCAGEHDLLFPPEEVEKLAAALPNARFRLFPAGHAVMYDRPEELAQTIAAFLAAVV, encoded by the coding sequence ATGGCGCCGAGCGTCTCGCTGCTGTTGCTGCCGGGACTGGCCGGCGGCGCGGACTGCTGGGGCCAGCCATTCCTCGCCGACCTGCGGCGGGCCGGCGCGAACCCGCTGCTTTACGCGCCGCCGCGGGATTATTCGTTCGATCGCGCCGTCGCCGCGGCCGCCGCGCAGATCGAACGGCGCGGCGCGCCCTGCGCCGTGCTGGGCTGGTCCATGGGCGCGGAAGTCGCCCTGCGTCTGGCGCTGGAACGCCCGGAGCTTGTAGGTGCGCTCGTACTGTGCGCCGCCTGCGCCGACCAACCGGCGCAGGCGCGGCGGGGCGCCGCGCTGCGCCAACTGCTCGAAGCGCCGTGGCCGCGCTGGCACGAACTGCTGATGCAGGCCATCATGCCGCAATCGCTGCGCGCCCGCCCCGCGGCGGCGCGGAACTTTATGCGCCTGACGGCGGCGCGCCGAACGCCGGACGACGCGCTCCTGTGGAACGCCCAGCGCGAAGCTCTGAAAGCCGCGCCCCCGCTGGGCCCCGCCCTGCCGCGAATCAAACAGCCGGCGCTGGTCTGCGCCGGAGAACACGATCTTCTGTTCCCGCCGGAAGAAGTCGAAAAGCTCGCCGCCGCCCTGCCGAACGCGCGCTTCCGCCTCTTCCCCGCCGGACACGCCGTCATGTACGACCGCCCCGAAGAATTGGCTCAAACGATCGCTGCGTTTTTGGCCGCTGTGGTATGA
- the rsxE gene encoding electron transport complex subunit RsxE, with protein sequence MSSPLKTIVNGLFAENPIFVLVLGMCPTIAVTSSAMNGFSMGLAATAVLIGSNVAISALRRFIPDEIRIPSFIVVIAGFVTVLQLIIAAYFPTLDKALGIFIPLIVVNCIILARAEAFASKNGVFVSACDGLGMGLGFTLALVIIGSLRELIGAGTVFGVQVFAPDFYQPALLAILAPGGFITLGVLMAVMHQLKIRKELKSRAPLAESTYDGWAELGSCSGCALAGACHKTDCAAKKDGEAK encoded by the coding sequence ATGAGCAGTCCTCTCAAAACAATTGTCAACGGCCTTTTCGCCGAAAATCCGATCTTCGTCCTCGTGCTGGGCATGTGCCCGACCATCGCCGTCACATCCAGCGCCATGAACGGATTCAGCATGGGGCTGGCCGCCACGGCCGTACTGATCGGCTCCAACGTGGCCATCTCGGCGCTGCGGCGCTTCATCCCCGACGAGATCCGCATCCCATCGTTCATCGTCGTCATCGCCGGATTCGTCACCGTCCTGCAGCTGATCATCGCCGCCTATTTCCCTACGCTTGACAAGGCGCTGGGCATCTTCATCCCGCTGATCGTCGTCAACTGCATCATCCTCGCGCGCGCCGAGGCGTTTGCCTCCAAAAACGGTGTCTTTGTCTCGGCCTGCGACGGACTGGGCATGGGGCTTGGCTTCACGCTGGCGCTGGTGATCATCGGTTCGCTCCGCGAACTGATCGGCGCCGGGACTGTCTTCGGCGTTCAGGTCTTCGCGCCTGATTTCTACCAGCCCGCGCTGCTGGCCATTCTCGCCCCCGGCGGCTTCATCACGCTGGGCGTGCTCATGGCCGTCATGCATCAGCTCAAGATCCGCAAGGAACTGAAAAGCCGCGCGCCTTTGGCCGAATCCACTTACGACGGCTGGGCCGAGCTCGGCTCGTGCAGCGGCTGCGCGCTGGCGGGCGCGTGCCATAAGACGGACTGCGCCGCGAAAAAGGACGGTGAGGCGAAATGA
- a CDS encoding RnfABCDGE type electron transport complex subunit B: MTAIIYPMFVMGGLGVVFGCLLAFASKKFAVAVDPRQIKIRAALPGANCGGCGYPGCDGYAEGCVLGACALNKCVVGGAPVAEKIAEIMGVSADGTEPEVAFVRCQGAFDKTHKDCVYLGIGDCQSASVVPGHGPTSCAFACMGFGTCVKACKFDAIHVINGVAKVDRNKCVGCKACVEACPRGIIAMVPKKKMVHVACSNPMPGAFVRKVCTIGCIGCQMCVKVCPKQTISMKGALAVIDPAGCVNCGLCASKCPVHAIDNSKAKPVVVPPASVA, from the coding sequence ATGACTGCCATCATTTACCCCATGTTTGTCATGGGCGGTCTGGGCGTCGTCTTCGGCTGCCTGCTCGCCTTCGCCTCCAAAAAGTTCGCCGTCGCCGTCGATCCGCGCCAGATCAAGATCCGCGCCGCGCTCCCAGGGGCCAACTGCGGCGGCTGCGGCTACCCCGGCTGCGACGGCTACGCCGAAGGCTGCGTCCTCGGCGCCTGCGCGCTGAACAAGTGCGTCGTCGGCGGCGCCCCCGTAGCGGAAAAAATCGCCGAGATCATGGGCGTCTCCGCCGACGGAACCGAGCCCGAAGTCGCCTTCGTGCGCTGCCAGGGAGCGTTCGACAAGACACACAAGGACTGCGTTTATCTGGGCATCGGCGACTGCCAGAGCGCCTCCGTCGTGCCGGGGCACGGCCCCACGTCCTGCGCTTTCGCCTGCATGGGTTTCGGCACCTGCGTCAAAGCCTGCAAGTTCGACGCCATCCACGTCATTAACGGCGTCGCCAAAGTCGACCGCAACAAGTGCGTGGGCTGTAAAGCCTGCGTCGAAGCCTGTCCGCGCGGCATCATCGCCATGGTGCCCAAAAAGAAAATGGTTCACGTCGCCTGCAGCAACCCCATGCCCGGCGCTTTCGTGCGCAAAGTCTGCACGATCGGCTGCATCGGCTGCCAGATGTGCGTGAAAGTATGCCCCAAGCAGACCATCTCCATGAAAGGCGCGCTCGCCGTCATCGACCCGGCCGGCTGCGTCAACTGCGGACTGTGCGCCTCCAAGTGCCCCGTGCACGCCATCGACAATTCCAAGGCCAAGCCTGTCGTCGTGCCGCCGGCGTCGGTGGCGTAA
- a CDS encoding RnfABCDGE type electron transport complex subunit D, whose amino-acid sequence MDYKLVVSSSPHAHAGLTTPQIMAWVLAALVPAGVMGVVRYGARAAAVMAVCVLACVFCEFLWQKCTGRAVTVGDGSAAVTGLLLAYNLPPTIPYWMAVGGSLFAIVVVKQFYGGLGGNIVNPALAGRAMMLASWPVPMTTWTLDGVSTATPLALMKSGDVSALPSYLDLFLGRTGGCIGESCTLALLIGFAVLLWKDIIKWQVPAVYVAVVAALCTVFGRPAAPLAEILSGGLFLGAIFMATDYTTSPIALKGQIVFAAGCGLLTAVIRTWGGYPEGVSYSILIMNLLVPLIDRATKPRVFGEVKSHAKNR is encoded by the coding sequence ATGGATTATAAGCTGGTCGTTTCAAGTTCTCCGCACGCCCACGCCGGTCTGACGACGCCGCAGATCATGGCCTGGGTGCTGGCGGCGCTGGTTCCCGCCGGCGTCATGGGCGTCGTCCGCTACGGCGCTCGCGCCGCGGCGGTGATGGCGGTATGCGTGCTCGCCTGCGTCTTCTGCGAATTCTTGTGGCAAAAATGCACGGGGCGCGCGGTCACGGTGGGCGACGGCTCGGCGGCTGTGACGGGCCTGCTGCTGGCCTACAATCTGCCGCCCACGATCCCTTACTGGATGGCCGTCGGCGGCTCGCTGTTCGCCATTGTCGTCGTCAAACAGTTTTACGGCGGCCTCGGCGGCAACATCGTCAACCCCGCGCTGGCCGGACGCGCCATGATGCTGGCCAGCTGGCCGGTGCCGATGACGACCTGGACGCTGGATGGGGTGTCTACGGCTACGCCGCTGGCGCTGATGAAATCCGGCGACGTGAGCGCCCTGCCCTCGTACCTCGATTTGTTCCTCGGCAGGACGGGCGGCTGCATCGGCGAGAGCTGCACGCTGGCGCTGCTGATCGGATTCGCCGTGCTGCTCTGGAAAGATATTATCAAATGGCAGGTTCCGGCGGTCTACGTTGCCGTTGTCGCCGCGCTGTGCACGGTTTTCGGCCGTCCGGCGGCGCCGCTGGCTGAGATTTTGTCCGGCGGGCTGTTCCTCGGCGCCATTTTCATGGCCACCGACTACACCACGTCGCCGATCGCGCTCAAAGGGCAGATCGTCTTCGCCGCTGGCTGCGGCCTGCTCACGGCGGTAATCCGCACGTGGGGCGGCTATCCCGAGGGCGTCTCCTACTCGATCCTGATCATGAACCTGCTGGTGCCGCTGATCGACCGCGCCACAAAGCCGCGCGTTTTCGGAGAGGTGAAAAGCCATGCCAAAAATCGCTAA
- the fic gene encoding protein adenylyltransferase Fic, whose protein sequence is MYDFAGQIRTLNVSGGNFRFASCLYLQEALRAIEKMPENSFEEITAKYVEMNVAHPFMEGNGRAMRIWLDLMLRKKLRRVVDWQNVDKALYLQAMERSPVNDLELRCLLLSNLTDRIDDREAIFKGLEQSYWYEGYRH, encoded by the coding sequence TTGTACGATTTCGCCGGGCAGATTCGCACGCTCAACGTCTCCGGGGGCAATTTCCGCTTCGCCAGCTGTCTTTATTTGCAAGAAGCGCTCCGCGCCATTGAAAAAATGCCCGAAAATTCTTTTGAGGAGATTACCGCCAAGTACGTGGAGATGAACGTCGCTCACCCGTTTATGGAGGGCAACGGGCGCGCCATGCGCATCTGGCTCGACCTAATGCTCAGGAAAAAACTGCGCCGCGTCGTCGACTGGCAGAACGTCGACAAAGCCCTCTATCTTCAGGCGATGGAGCGCAGCCCCGTCAATGACCTGGAGTTGCGCTGCCTCCTTCTGTCCAACCTTACCGATCGCATCGACGACCGCGAAGCCATTTTCAAGGGTCTCGAACAGTCGTACTGGTACGAAGGGTACCGTCATTAA
- the rsxA gene encoding electron transport complex subunit RsxA yields MNLLGLLVSSIFVNNIVFMRFLGCCPFLGVSSKLETAKGMGLAVVFVITFSSVMTWLAYNFLLVPLGLEYLYTLAFILIIAALVQFVEIVMKKMMPALYKSLGIFLPLITTNCAVLGVAVINMNEKYDLLTAVVNAFGTAVGYMLAIVMMAGIREKIELNAEMPRCMRGLPIALITAGLMSIAFMGFSGLVK; encoded by the coding sequence ATGAATCTGCTGGGTCTGCTGGTCAGCTCCATCTTCGTCAACAACATCGTTTTCATGCGCTTCCTCGGCTGCTGCCCGTTCCTCGGCGTTTCCAGCAAACTGGAGACCGCCAAGGGCATGGGCCTGGCCGTGGTGTTCGTGATCACCTTCTCGTCGGTGATGACCTGGCTGGCCTACAACTTCCTGCTCGTGCCGCTCGGACTGGAGTACCTCTACACACTGGCCTTCATCCTCATCATCGCCGCGCTCGTGCAGTTCGTCGAGATCGTCATGAAGAAGATGATGCCGGCGCTGTACAAGTCGCTGGGCATCTTCCTGCCGCTGATCACCACCAACTGCGCCGTGCTCGGCGTGGCCGTAATCAACATGAACGAGAAATACGATCTGCTCACCGCCGTCGTCAACGCCTTCGGTACCGCCGTCGGCTACATGCTGGCGATCGTGATGATGGCCGGCATCCGCGAGAAGATCGAGCTGAACGCGGAAATGCCCCGCTGCATGCGCGGCCTGCCGATCGCGCTCATCACCGCCGGGCTGATGTCCATCGCTTTCATGGGCTTCAGCGGCCTGGTCAAGTAG